Proteins from one Planctomyces sp. SH-PL62 genomic window:
- a CDS encoding ankyrin repeat domain-containing protein, which translates to MEFGGFILLGALAAAVIGGGLGLIVAFVDRSPRRRKWLCIWLCGAILLAALGKHLRQAFWLDEPLLIAAASGDRARVEALLRAGADPDARWEDGTSALSAARAAGFRDVATILERAGATR; encoded by the coding sequence ATGGAGTTCGGAGGCTTTATTCTCCTGGGGGCCCTCGCGGCGGCGGTGATCGGCGGCGGCCTCGGCCTAATCGTCGCCTTCGTGGACCGTTCGCCCCGGCGCAGGAAATGGCTCTGCATCTGGCTGTGCGGAGCGATCCTGCTCGCGGCCTTGGGGAAGCACCTTCGCCAGGCTTTTTGGCTGGACGAGCCGCTGCTCATCGCGGCGGCCTCGGGCGACCGGGCCCGCGTCGAGGCCCTGCTCCGCGCGGGGGCCGACCCCGACGCGCGGTGGGAAGACGGGACCTCGGCCCTCTCCGCGGCCCGCGCCGCCGGCTTCCGGGACGTCGCGACGATCCTGGAACGGGCCGGCGCGACTCGGTAG
- a CDS encoding serine/threonine-protein kinase: MAAPADADNRSTPSSSPSSSPSSASTPKDARGLSSLDESNLERSIIRRGLATPGEVEACKSHRAKLAAQADGTPGPSLLDVMVGAKVLTKGQMARLLQERGEAARKLEIPGYTIIEKLGKGSMGVVFKARQNSVNRTVAVKILLDSLAQNKEFIRRFEREAQIAAKLSHNNIVNAIDAGEAGGRFFFVMEYVEGPTIKDFLDKNKIFEEKDAVRIAMAVAEALKHANQRGLIHRDVKPENVILTKDGGVKLADLGLARLTGDETWGLSEAGMAIGTPYYISPEQVRGQTDVDIRADIYSLGATLYHMVTGKVPYGGDTPSEVMRKHVDPRVELVPPDHLNTKISSGLGMVIETMLAKNRENRYTTPDDLILDFKCLLQGDSPMIAGQKPDSLEALAEGEADDYAPTTVDEAQMIEMAGYVNARNQIIAALAVVLALSMVTNVLMLVAR, encoded by the coding sequence ATGGCCGCCCCAGCCGACGCCGATAATCGCAGCACCCCATCCTCGTCCCCCTCCTCGTCGCCGTCCTCGGCCTCGACGCCCAAGGACGCCCGGGGGCTCTCGTCGCTCGACGAATCGAACCTCGAGCGCTCGATCATCCGTCGGGGGCTCGCCACGCCCGGCGAGGTGGAGGCGTGCAAGTCGCATCGCGCCAAGCTCGCCGCGCAGGCGGACGGGACGCCGGGCCCGAGCCTGCTCGACGTCATGGTCGGTGCCAAGGTCCTGACCAAGGGGCAGATGGCCCGGCTGCTCCAGGAACGCGGCGAGGCGGCGAGGAAGCTGGAAATCCCCGGCTATACGATCATCGAGAAGCTGGGCAAGGGCTCCATGGGGGTCGTCTTCAAGGCCCGCCAGAACAGCGTCAATCGGACCGTGGCGGTCAAGATCCTGCTCGACAGCCTGGCGCAGAACAAGGAGTTCATCCGCCGCTTCGAGCGCGAGGCCCAGATCGCGGCCAAGCTCTCGCACAACAACATCGTCAACGCCATCGACGCGGGCGAGGCCGGCGGGCGGTTCTTCTTCGTCATGGAGTACGTCGAGGGGCCGACGATCAAGGACTTCCTCGACAAGAACAAGATCTTCGAGGAGAAGGACGCCGTCCGCATCGCCATGGCCGTCGCCGAGGCCCTCAAGCACGCCAACCAGCGCGGGCTGATCCATCGCGACGTCAAGCCGGAGAACGTGATCCTCACCAAGGACGGCGGCGTGAAGCTCGCCGACCTCGGCCTGGCGCGGCTGACCGGCGACGAGACGTGGGGGCTCTCCGAGGCCGGGATGGCGATCGGCACCCCCTACTACATCAGCCCGGAACAGGTCCGGGGCCAGACCGACGTCGACATCCGGGCCGACATCTACAGCCTCGGCGCCACCCTTTATCACATGGTGACCGGCAAGGTCCCCTACGGCGGCGACACCCCGTCCGAGGTCATGCGCAAGCACGTCGACCCCCGCGTGGAGCTGGTCCCGCCTGACCACCTCAACACCAAGATCTCCAGCGGCCTGGGCATGGTCATCGAGACCATGCTCGCCAAGAACCGCGAGAACCGCTACACCACGCCCGACGACCTCATCCTGGACTTCAAGTGCCTGCTCCAGGGGGACAGCCCCATGATCGCCGGCCAGAAGCCCGACAGCCTGGAAGCCCTCGCCGAAGGCGAGGCCGACGACTACGCCCCCACCACCGTCGACGAAGCCCAGATGATCGAGATGGCCGGCTACGTCAACGCCCGCAACCAGATCATCGCCGCCCTCGCCGTCGTCCTGGCCCTCTCCATGGTCACCAACGTCCTGATGCTCGTGGCGCGCTGA
- a CDS encoding 3-isopropylmalate dehydrogenase produces MSLLKIGVIPGDGVGPEVIAVSLGILEKVAKRDGLAYELHDFDLGGERFLRTGEVLPQADQDRLRACDVILLGAVGHPGVPPGVLEKGILLKLRFDFHQYINLRPVRLFPGAPTPLKDKGPDDIDMVVVRENNEDLYVGAGGFTYKGTPEEVAIQTSINTRAGVERCIRYAFEAARGRATRGASRSLSEDDKKKGYVRQVTLVAKTNVLTFAHDLWMRAFNEVARDYPDVKPSYMHVDACCMRMVTNPEWFDVVVTTNMFGDIITDLGAVLQGGMGLAASGNLNPDKTAPSMFEPVHGSAPDIAGKGVANPLAAILSTAMMLDHVGAGASADRIRRAVAAVLAAGAPKTPDLGGKNSTVEVGDAVRDALDRE; encoded by the coding sequence ATGTCGTTGTTGAAGATTGGCGTGATCCCCGGCGACGGCGTCGGGCCGGAAGTGATCGCGGTCAGCCTGGGAATCCTCGAAAAAGTCGCCAAACGCGACGGCCTCGCCTACGAGTTGCATGATTTCGACCTGGGAGGCGAGCGCTTCCTCAGGACCGGCGAGGTCTTGCCCCAGGCCGACCAGGACCGCCTCCGGGCCTGCGACGTCATCCTTCTGGGGGCCGTCGGCCATCCCGGCGTGCCGCCGGGCGTGCTGGAGAAGGGGATCCTCCTCAAGCTCCGGTTCGACTTCCACCAGTACATCAACCTCCGCCCCGTCCGCCTCTTCCCCGGCGCCCCCACCCCGCTCAAGGACAAGGGGCCGGACGACATCGACATGGTGGTCGTCCGCGAGAACAACGAGGACCTCTACGTCGGCGCCGGCGGGTTCACCTACAAGGGGACGCCCGAGGAAGTCGCCATCCAGACCTCCATCAACACCCGCGCCGGCGTCGAACGCTGCATCCGATACGCCTTCGAAGCGGCTCGCGGCCGCGCGACGCGGGGGGCCTCCCGGTCCCTCTCCGAGGACGACAAGAAGAAGGGGTACGTCCGCCAGGTCACGCTGGTTGCCAAGACCAACGTCCTGACCTTCGCCCACGACCTCTGGATGCGCGCGTTCAACGAGGTCGCCCGCGACTACCCGGACGTCAAGCCCTCCTACATGCACGTCGACGCCTGCTGCATGCGGATGGTCACCAACCCCGAATGGTTCGACGTGGTCGTGACCACCAACATGTTCGGCGACATCATCACCGACCTGGGCGCCGTGCTCCAGGGGGGCATGGGCCTGGCCGCCTCCGGCAACCTCAACCCGGACAAGACCGCCCCCAGCATGTTCGAGCCGGTGCACGGCTCGGCGCCGGACATCGCCGGCAAGGGGGTCGCCAACCCGCTGGCGGCGATCCTCTCGACCGCCATGATGCTCGACCACGTCGGCGCCGGGGCCTCGGCCGACCGGATCCGCCGCGCCGTCGCCGCCGTGCTGGCCGCCGGCGCCCCCAAGACCCCCGACCTGGGCGGCAAGAACTCCACCGTCGAGGTCGGCGACGCCGTCCGGGACGCGCTCGATCGGGAATGA
- a CDS encoding DUF1559 domain-containing protein — translation MRRIPDSRHRRSGFTLIELLVVIAIIGVLVALLLPAVQSAREAANRAQCQNNLKQLGLAAQEYHDSFNAFPAGWYCTPPIYDPVNPNTVIGGDVTGCANNYTPYQPYQWNGMVGLFNKLEQGNLFNEINFDYGPNHVINTTAVRRTLTGFVCPSNRRPETTTQTGSTQKMGPSDYRGNMAAGMILPDPAGNCPTQDPTNIYCLNYDNGVTYQNSNVGIADITDGTTNTCLIGETIAPNGVWAPATSCCVRTNTDRTINRPIVSGGVNYYTYWSSKHPGLVNFVNCDGSIRTVTATIAKPVLNKLMTRNGGETISADETK, via the coding sequence ATGCGCCGCATTCCCGACAGTCGGCACCGGAGATCGGGCTTCACCCTGATCGAGCTTCTGGTCGTCATCGCCATCATCGGCGTGCTGGTCGCCCTGCTGCTGCCGGCCGTCCAGTCGGCGCGCGAGGCGGCCAACCGCGCGCAATGCCAGAACAACCTGAAGCAGTTGGGTCTCGCGGCGCAGGAGTATCACGACTCGTTCAACGCCTTCCCGGCCGGCTGGTACTGCACGCCGCCGATCTACGACCCCGTCAATCCCAACACGGTGATCGGCGGCGACGTGACCGGCTGCGCCAACAATTACACCCCCTATCAGCCCTACCAGTGGAACGGCATGGTCGGCCTGTTCAACAAGCTGGAGCAGGGGAACCTGTTCAACGAGATCAACTTCGACTACGGCCCCAACCACGTCATCAACACCACGGCCGTCCGCCGCACCCTGACCGGCTTCGTCTGCCCGTCGAACCGCCGCCCCGAGACGACCACCCAGACCGGCTCGACCCAGAAGATGGGCCCGTCCGACTATCGCGGCAACATGGCCGCCGGCATGATCCTGCCCGACCCCGCCGGCAACTGCCCGACCCAGGACCCGACCAACATCTACTGCCTGAACTACGACAACGGCGTCACCTACCAGAACTCCAACGTGGGGATCGCCGACATCACCGACGGCACGACCAACACCTGCCTGATCGGCGAGACCATCGCCCCCAACGGCGTCTGGGCCCCCGCCACGAGCTGCTGCGTCCGCACCAACACCGACCGCACGATCAACCGGCCGATCGTCTCCGGCGGCGTGAACTACTACACCTACTGGTCCAGCAAGCACCCCGGCCTGGTCAACTTCGTGAACTGCGACGGCAGCATCCGCACCGTCACCGCGACCATCGCCAAGCCGGTCCTGAACAAGCTCATGACCCGCAACGGCGGCGAGACCATCTCGGCCGACGAGACCAAGTGA
- a CDS encoding DUF72 domain-containing protein, producing the protein MNQLSLFDSQEDLPPQAAALAPKLRALAEKGLFFGTSSWKYEGWLGSIYSPELYQTRGKLSIKKFEAECLREYARVFPVVGGDFSFYQFPSAGYWKALFEGTPESLRFGLKVPEEVTVPRWPRHARYGTRAGNVNDGFLDPKLFKELFARPLWKYRDRVAVLMFEFGTMAKSSMSGVDEFRERLGAFLDEMPPGFRYGVEIRNPEYLGEPYFDALRARNVAHVFSSWTRMPELIEQAETPAAFTADFTVVRALLRRGQPYEDAVKAYSPYRCVQQPNPAVREALRALAERAWEAAQPAFVFVNNRLEGNAPGTIEAVADALIE; encoded by the coding sequence ATGAACCAGCTCTCCTTGTTCGATTCCCAGGAGGATCTCCCTCCCCAGGCCGCCGCCCTGGCCCCCAAGCTCCGCGCCCTGGCGGAGAAGGGCCTGTTCTTCGGCACCTCGTCGTGGAAGTACGAGGGCTGGCTGGGCTCGATCTACAGCCCCGAGCTTTACCAGACGCGCGGGAAGCTCTCGATCAAGAAGTTCGAGGCCGAGTGCCTGCGCGAGTACGCGCGGGTCTTCCCCGTGGTCGGCGGCGACTTCAGCTTCTACCAGTTCCCCTCGGCCGGCTACTGGAAGGCGCTGTTCGAAGGGACGCCCGAGAGCCTCCGGTTCGGCCTGAAGGTCCCGGAGGAGGTGACGGTCCCCCGCTGGCCGCGACACGCCCGTTATGGCACCAGGGCCGGGAACGTCAACGACGGGTTCCTGGACCCGAAGCTCTTCAAGGAGCTGTTCGCCCGGCCGCTCTGGAAGTATCGCGACCGCGTGGCCGTCCTGATGTTCGAGTTCGGGACGATGGCGAAATCGAGCATGTCGGGCGTGGACGAGTTCCGCGAGCGCCTGGGGGCGTTCCTGGACGAGATGCCGCCGGGCTTCCGCTACGGCGTCGAGATCCGCAACCCGGAATACCTGGGCGAGCCCTACTTCGACGCGCTCCGCGCCCGCAACGTGGCGCACGTCTTCAGCTCCTGGACCCGGATGCCCGAGCTGATCGAGCAGGCGGAGACGCCCGCCGCGTTCACGGCCGATTTCACCGTCGTCCGGGCCTTGCTCCGGCGCGGCCAGCCCTACGAGGATGCGGTCAAGGCGTACAGCCCGTACCGGTGCGTCCAGCAGCCGAACCCGGCCGTCCGCGAGGCTCTCCGCGCGCTCGCCGAGCGGGCCTGGGAGGCGGCCCAGCCGGCGTTCGTGTTCGTGAACAACCGCCTGGAAGGTAACGCGCCGGGGACCATCGAGGCGGTCGCCGACGCGCTGATCGAGTGA
- a CDS encoding carboxypeptidase regulatory-like domain-containing protein, whose amino-acid sequence MGLLTPPILVLAGAAATIVWPQAVVGVMDRVVGPWTPPSESALVNHRPPPMIRTPMPAPPPPITGTIRKPDGSPLDRDFKLLAIQVSTGGSHSQSWTPDRPPRFSAPLQGERNWIVVEAEGYAPKVVGPIAPRPAGTEGEELSITLEAGYPHRIRVVDAEGSPIPRAEVHAGLTIEDQPARLASTYLTDPDGWAVIPNVKQADYEFDVKVHQFKISDDTIFARPQPGVDTTITLDRGSTSGVAVDEDGRPVADALVLISAEFDTASQMHHMHPFQRLIVATSDAEGRFPIPHLHKDSVYLIRVEGPDGSAGHAPGVRLKGPKVRVTLHPRRLVRGIVRRNPGAPMPLVSVLTSIPTGFEGHGSRAEALVARERLTGLHLDADGRFEYPVWDPEEARLEVGGRLVPIPWPPPTEPIPIGPASAAEWDEQNVTIRLTGDETARKASGSMTLYLTNGRPERALQAVPRLVEIQEGRGSFSALASDAFRYDSSAMPGWWTAPGTIPGMSPIGGDRMTNVRIFPSGSISGRVVDADGRPVGEGTTVRPEFDPSWLASNPPSDWANQPTPGLTTDAQGRFTIPAWPLNVTCRLSVERGKFVVLADPVRPDAGVPRPEVEIRVPRLASAQARILDPDGRPIPDAAVALTLNPSAADARRWPDGRTDADGLIRFDDLAEGEDHYVLTVSFPRDFRPLTVPIKPGAPPLEVRAERGRSLEIRVVEAVTGWPVPGVQLYAQGPDGLIVQADAPTDDDGRYHFSTLPQGEIRLTNAHLLTWESPQPPIVAAGESGPILIRVTQLHESGPRPRPPARP is encoded by the coding sequence ATGGGACTGCTGACGCCGCCGATCCTCGTGCTGGCGGGCGCCGCGGCGACGATCGTCTGGCCGCAGGCGGTCGTGGGGGTGATGGATCGCGTCGTCGGGCCGTGGACGCCCCCCTCGGAATCCGCGTTGGTGAACCACCGCCCCCCGCCGATGATCCGGACCCCCATGCCGGCCCCCCCGCCGCCGATCACCGGAACGATCCGCAAGCCCGACGGCTCGCCCCTCGACCGCGATTTCAAGCTCCTGGCGATCCAGGTCTCGACGGGCGGCTCGCACAGCCAAAGCTGGACTCCGGATCGTCCCCCCCGGTTCTCCGCGCCGCTCCAGGGCGAGCGGAACTGGATCGTGGTCGAGGCCGAAGGCTATGCGCCGAAGGTCGTCGGGCCGATCGCCCCCAGGCCCGCGGGGACCGAGGGGGAGGAGCTCTCCATCACGCTGGAGGCGGGCTACCCGCATCGGATTCGCGTCGTCGACGCCGAGGGCTCGCCGATCCCCCGGGCCGAGGTCCACGCCGGGCTGACGATCGAGGACCAGCCCGCCCGGCTGGCGTCGACCTACCTCACCGACCCGGACGGCTGGGCCGTGATCCCCAACGTCAAGCAGGCCGACTACGAATTCGACGTCAAGGTCCACCAGTTCAAGATCTCCGACGACACGATCTTCGCGAGGCCTCAGCCCGGCGTCGACACCACGATCACCCTCGACCGGGGCTCGACCTCGGGCGTGGCGGTGGACGAGGACGGCCGGCCGGTCGCCGACGCGCTCGTGCTGATCTCGGCCGAGTTCGACACGGCCAGCCAGATGCACCACATGCACCCGTTTCAGCGGCTCATCGTGGCGACGTCCGACGCCGAGGGCCGGTTCCCCATCCCCCATCTCCACAAGGATTCCGTCTACCTGATCCGCGTGGAAGGACCCGACGGTTCCGCCGGCCACGCCCCGGGGGTCCGCCTGAAAGGGCCCAAGGTCCGGGTGACGCTCCACCCCCGCCGCCTGGTCCGAGGGATCGTCCGACGGAACCCGGGCGCCCCGATGCCGCTCGTCTCCGTACTCACCTCGATCCCGACGGGGTTCGAGGGTCATGGAAGCCGAGCCGAGGCCCTCGTCGCCCGGGAGCGGTTGACCGGCCTGCACCTCGACGCCGACGGCCGCTTCGAATACCCGGTTTGGGACCCGGAGGAGGCCCGACTTGAAGTCGGGGGGCGTCTCGTCCCCATCCCCTGGCCCCCCCCGACCGAGCCGATCCCCATCGGCCCGGCCTCGGCGGCCGAGTGGGACGAGCAGAACGTCACGATCCGCCTGACCGGGGACGAGACGGCCCGGAAGGCTAGCGGGTCGATGACGCTCTACCTCACCAACGGCCGCCCGGAACGGGCGCTCCAGGCGGTCCCGCGCCTGGTCGAGATCCAGGAAGGCCGGGGGAGCTTCTCCGCCCTGGCGTCCGACGCGTTCCGGTACGATTCCTCGGCGATGCCCGGCTGGTGGACCGCGCCGGGGACGATTCCCGGCATGAGTCCGATCGGCGGCGACCGCATGACCAACGTCCGCATCTTCCCCTCCGGGTCGATCTCGGGTCGGGTCGTCGACGCCGACGGCCGCCCCGTGGGCGAGGGGACCACGGTCCGTCCCGAGTTCGATCCGTCCTGGCTCGCCTCGAACCCTCCTTCGGACTGGGCCAATCAGCCGACCCCCGGCCTGACGACCGACGCCCAGGGTCGATTCACGATCCCGGCCTGGCCCCTGAACGTGACCTGCCGCCTCTCCGTGGAACGAGGAAAGTTCGTGGTCCTCGCCGATCCCGTCCGCCCCGACGCGGGGGTCCCCCGGCCCGAGGTCGAGATCCGAGTTCCAAGGCTGGCGAGCGCCCAGGCCCGGATCCTCGACCCCGACGGCCGCCCCATCCCGGACGCCGCCGTCGCGCTCACCCTGAATCCGTCCGCGGCGGACGCCCGCCGGTGGCCCGACGGCCGGACCGACGCCGACGGCCTGATCCGGTTCGACGACCTCGCCGAGGGCGAGGACCATTACGTTCTCACCGTGTCGTTCCCGAGGGACTTCCGCCCGTTGACCGTCCCGATCAAGCCCGGCGCCCCCCCGCTGGAGGTCCGCGCCGAGCGCGGGCGGTCGCTCGAAATCCGGGTCGTCGAGGCCGTCACCGGCTGGCCGGTCCCCGGCGTCCAGCTCTACGCCCAGGGGCCCGACGGCCTGATCGTCCAGGCCGACGCGCCCACCGACGACGACGGCCGCTATCATTTCAGCACCCTCCCGCAGGGGGAGATCCGACTCACCAACGCCCACCTGCTGACCTGGGAGTCGCCCCAGCCGCCGATCGTCGCCGCCGGAGAGTCTGGCCCGATCCTGATCCGCGTGACCCAACTCCACGAGTCTGGCCCACGGCCCAGGCCGCCCGCAAGGCCCTGA
- a CDS encoding SRPBCC family protein: MNPVDKTDSSQTDSLTFEFDLHHSPEKVWRALTDPELLAEWLLPAVRLKLEPGAAFTMKTQPYPGWDGTVNCRFLEIEAGRKLSYAWVVGDMALDTVVTFTLAPTATGTRLSLVQSGFKPEQKQNFGGARYGWKLMGGKLVDLLEKTP; the protein is encoded by the coding sequence ATGAACCCCGTCGACAAGACCGACTCGTCGCAGACCGATTCTTTGACTTTCGAGTTCGATCTCCATCATTCGCCGGAGAAGGTGTGGCGGGCGCTCACCGATCCCGAGCTGCTCGCGGAATGGCTCCTGCCCGCCGTCAGGCTCAAGCTCGAGCCGGGGGCGGCGTTCACGATGAAGACGCAGCCGTACCCCGGTTGGGACGGCACCGTGAACTGCCGATTCCTCGAGATCGAAGCCGGGCGGAAGCTCAGCTACGCGTGGGTCGTCGGCGACATGGCCCTGGACACCGTCGTGACCTTCACGCTCGCGCCCACCGCGACCGGCACGCGCCTGTCGCTCGTGCAGTCCGGCTTCAAGCCGGAACAGAAGCAGAACTTCGGCGGCGCCCGCTACGGCTGGAAGCTGATGGGCGGGAAGCTCGTCGATCTGCTCGAAAAGACCCCGTGA
- a CDS encoding ArsR/SmtB family transcription factor, producing MLAAPNELFRALGDPTRRAIFERLVSEGEQTVRALTDHAGISQPAVSKHLGVLKTAGLVRDRPEGRQTHYSAEPKGLEPLVEWMKHYGAFWPERIDRLERLLEKMDE from the coding sequence ATGCTTGCCGCCCCCAACGAGCTTTTCAGGGCGCTGGGCGACCCGACCCGCCGCGCGATCTTCGAACGCCTCGTCAGCGAGGGTGAGCAGACCGTGCGCGCGCTGACCGATCACGCGGGGATCTCGCAACCGGCGGTCTCCAAGCACCTGGGCGTCCTGAAGACCGCGGGCCTTGTGCGAGACCGCCCGGAGGGACGCCAGACCCACTACAGCGCCGAGCCGAAAGGCCTGGAACCGCTGGTCGAATGGATGAAACACTACGGCGCGTTCTGGCCGGAGCGCATCGACCGCCTCGAACGGCTGCTGGAGAAAATGGACGAATGA
- a CDS encoding DUF971 domain-containing protein, which translates to MIDPPSNIRAHQAEQILEVAWPDGSVDRFPYRFLRAECPCASCRDEWSGERIIQIEHVREDVKLEAIEPVGNYAIKPSWSDGHSTGIFTWDTLKEAARSIPKPG; encoded by the coding sequence ATGATCGATCCTCCCAGCAACATCCGAGCCCATCAAGCGGAACAGATCCTGGAGGTCGCCTGGCCCGACGGATCGGTCGACCGATTCCCCTACCGCTTCCTCCGCGCCGAGTGCCCCTGCGCCAGTTGCCGGGACGAGTGGAGCGGCGAGCGGATCATCCAGATCGAGCACGTCCGCGAGGACGTCAAGCTCGAAGCGATCGAGCCGGTCGGCAACTACGCGATCAAGCCCTCCTGGAGCGACGGCCACTCCACCGGCATCTTCACCTGGGATACGCTCAAGGAAGCCGCCCGATCCATCCCCAAACCCGGATGA
- a CDS encoding glycosyltransferase translates to MTALPADPAPRLTVAVPTCNGEPHLAEALAGVLAQQGAMFDLLVCDDRSDDRTVDRVRELAGDRARIEINPERLGLAGNWNRAVTLSRTPWVAVFHQDDVMRPGDLASRLGAIERPGAESLGLIAGPADVIDQSGRPVPPEIVEYGGLAEPPTGRFVDFPPGAFASRLEASNLLRCSAVTTSKLAHEAVGGFDPSYRYVVDWDFWLRVADRFAVTWIAQEPKVSVRWHAASETHRFKVGLDDLEETERLLTRRSVRPGRRLARAYLNRAHDALRAGRVDLARTALDRAVAISPAVLTSILADPRLAAQMATLRLAPRLARRWFAR, encoded by the coding sequence ATGACCGCCCTTCCGGCCGACCCGGCGCCCCGGCTCACGGTCGCCGTCCCCACCTGCAACGGCGAGCCCCACCTGGCCGAGGCCCTCGCGGGCGTGCTCGCCCAGCAGGGCGCGATGTTCGACCTGCTCGTCTGCGACGACCGATCGGACGACCGGACCGTCGATCGGGTTCGCGAGCTGGCCGGCGATCGCGCCCGGATCGAGATCAACCCGGAGCGCCTGGGCCTGGCCGGCAACTGGAACCGCGCGGTCACCCTGAGCCGCACCCCCTGGGTCGCCGTCTTCCACCAGGACGACGTCATGCGCCCCGGCGACCTCGCGTCCCGGCTCGGGGCGATCGAGAGGCCGGGCGCCGAGAGCCTTGGGCTGATCGCCGGCCCGGCCGACGTGATCGACCAGTCCGGCCGCCCCGTCCCCCCCGAGATCGTCGAATACGGCGGGCTGGCCGAGCCCCCCACCGGCCGGTTCGTCGACTTCCCCCCCGGCGCGTTCGCGTCCCGGCTGGAGGCTTCGAACCTCCTCCGCTGCTCGGCCGTGACCACGAGCAAGCTCGCGCACGAGGCCGTCGGCGGCTTCGACCCGAGCTATCGCTACGTCGTCGACTGGGACTTCTGGCTCCGCGTGGCCGACCGATTCGCCGTCACCTGGATCGCCCAGGAGCCGAAGGTCTCCGTCCGCTGGCACGCCGCCAGCGAGACCCACCGCTTCAAGGTCGGCCTCGACGACCTGGAAGAGACCGAACGGCTGCTGACGAGGCGCTCCGTGCGCCCCGGCCGTCGCCTGGCCCGCGCCTACCTCAACCGCGCCCACGACGCCCTCCGCGCCGGGCGCGTCGACCTGGCCCGCACCGCGCTCGACCGCGCCGTCGCGATCAGCCCCGCCGTGCTGACCTCGATCCTCGCCGACCCCCGGCTCGCCGCGCAGATGGCGACGCTCCGGCTCGCCCCGAGGCTCGCCCGACGCTGGTTCGCCCGCTGA
- a CDS encoding RrF2 family transcriptional regulator produces MLPKTAEYALRAAVCLAGQPGRLASADVLALKTKTPRSYLNRVLQDLAAVGLVRSRPGPGGGYELVKPPREVTILDVVEAVAPIERIRHCPLGLPSHTTLCPLHRELDQAYATMEAAFRSVSLQDLLESTSPIIPLCDVGPLK; encoded by the coding sequence ATGCTGCCGAAGACGGCGGAATACGCATTGAGGGCCGCGGTGTGCCTGGCGGGCCAGCCCGGCCGGCTGGCGTCGGCGGACGTGCTGGCGCTGAAGACGAAGACGCCCCGGTCGTATCTGAACCGGGTCTTGCAGGACCTGGCGGCGGTGGGCCTGGTGCGCTCGCGGCCGGGGCCCGGCGGGGGCTATGAGCTGGTCAAACCGCCGCGGGAGGTCACGATCCTGGACGTGGTGGAAGCGGTCGCGCCGATCGAGCGCATCCGTCACTGTCCGCTGGGCCTGCCCTCTCACACCACGCTCTGTCCGCTCCATCGCGAGCTGGACCAGGCGTACGCGACGATGGAAGCGGCCTTCCGGAGCGTGAGCTTGCAGGACCTCCTGGAATCGACCAGCCCGATCATCCCGCTCTGCGACGTCGGGCCCTTGAAGTGA